One window of the Allorhizobium ampelinum S4 genome contains the following:
- the rpsT gene encoding 30S ribosomal protein S20: protein MANTTSAKKATRKIARRTAINKSRRTRVRNFVRKVEEAIASGDQALAAAALKAAQPELHRAASKGVVHANTASRKISRLASRVKALAA, encoded by the coding sequence ATGGCCAATACTACATCGGCGAAGAAGGCGACCCGCAAGATCGCTCGCCGCACCGCAATCAACAAGAGCCGCCGTACGCGCGTTCGTAACTTTGTTCGCAAGGTTGAAGAAGCCATCGCTTCTGGCGATCAGGCACTGGCTGCAGCCGCATTGAAGGCTGCCCAGCCTGAACTGCACCGCGCTGCTTCCAAGGGCGTTGTTCACGCCAATACCGCGTCGCGCAAGATTTCGCGTCTTGCCAGCCGCGTCAAGGCGCTCGCCGCCTAA